ACATCGGGGAGCGGCTCGTCAACGACCTCCCCCCCAAGGACCGCGACATCGCGATGGTGTTCCAGAACTACGCCCTGTACCCGCACATGACCGTGTACGACAACATGGCGTTCGGCCTGAAGATGCGGAAGTTCCCGAAGCCGGAGATCGACAAGCGGGTCCGGGAAGCCGCCCAGATGCTGGGCATCCAGGAGCTGCTCAAGCGCAAGCCCCGGCAACTCTCGGGGGGCCAGCGCCAGCGGGTCGCCGTCGGACGCGCGATCGTGCGACACCCGCAAGTCTTCTTGTTCGACGAGCCCTTGTCGAACCTCGACGCCAAGCTGCGCGTCCAGATGCGCGTCGAGCTCAAGCGCCTCCACGAGCGCCTGGAAACGACGGCCATCTATGTGACCCACGACCAGGTCGAGGCCATGACCCTCGGCGATCGCGTCGTGGTGATGAAGGACGGGCTCGTCCAGCAGGTCGGCGACCCGCTGGGGATCTACTCGAAGCCGCGCAACAAGTTCGTCGCGGGGTTCATCGGCTCCCCGGCCATGAACTTCCTCGACTGCACGGTAGTGGGGAGCGACGGCGATCTGGCCATCGAGTCACCCGGCCTGCGGATCAGCGTGCCGCCGGCGCAACGGGCGTCCATCGAGCGCTACAAGGGGAAGGCCGTGACGCTCGGGGTCCGTCCCGAGGACATCCGCGAGGCGGGGCCGGCCGACCCGAAGAACTTCCGCGTGGACGCCGTGGTGGAGGTTGTCGAGCCGCTAGGGAACGAGATCCTGCTCGACGTCAAGGTCGGCCAGCATCCCCTGGTCGCCCGGGTTCCTCCGACCTCCCGGGTGCGGCTCCACGAGCAGATCCCGCTCACGCTCAACCCCGAGCAGCTGCATTTCTTTGACACGCAGACCGAGCAGGCCATCGAGTAAGCCTCGCGCGCGGGGTGCCCTCGCGCCCCGCGCGCCGTCCGCTTCTCTCGCGTGATCCTGGCCGTCCTCCTCGCGGTCGTCCTGTCGCTCGTCCCGGGGGGGCGGCCGGCCGGGGCGACCGACCCGATCGCCGTCGGGGAGATCAGCTCCCGCACCGGGCTGCTGGCCACCCAGGGGCTGGCCGTCGCCCAGGGCATCCAGATCGCCGCCGACGGCGTCAACGCGCGGGGAGGCATCGCCGGACGGCCCATCCGTCTGCTCGCCCGGGACGACGAGGGTAAGCCCGACCGCGCCATCGCGGCCGCCGAGGAGCTCGCCGGGCGGCAGCGGGTGGCGGCGCTGGTGGGCGGGTACGTGGACAGCCTGATCGGCCCCGTCAGCGAGGTCGCCGAGCGGACGCGA
This portion of the Candidatus Methylomirabilota bacterium genome encodes:
- the ugpC gene encoding sn-glycerol-3-phosphate ABC transporter ATP-binding protein UgpC: MAQVVLKELGKKFDEVVAVRDVNLTIKDQEFIVLVGPSGCGKSTTLRMIAGLEEITSGEIYIGERLVNDLPPKDRDIAMVFQNYALYPHMTVYDNMAFGLKMRKFPKPEIDKRVREAAQMLGIQELLKRKPRQLSGGQRQRVAVGRAIVRHPQVFLFDEPLSNLDAKLRVQMRVELKRLHERLETTAIYVTHDQVEAMTLGDRVVVMKDGLVQQVGDPLGIYSKPRNKFVAGFIGSPAMNFLDCTVVGSDGDLAIESPGLRISVPPAQRASIERYKGKAVTLGVRPEDIREAGPADPKNFRVDAVVEVVEPLGNEILLDVKVGQHPLVARVPPTSRVRLHEQIPLTLNPEQLHFFDTQTEQAIE